The Diceros bicornis minor isolate mBicDic1 chromosome 15, mDicBic1.mat.cur, whole genome shotgun sequence genome has a window encoding:
- the STX19 gene encoding syntaxin-19: protein MKDRLQELKQRTKEVELSRDRHVSTTEAKEQGVFLQQAVIYEREPVAERHLREIQKLQESINSFTNDVQKFGQQQKSLVASMRRFSLLKRESSITKEIKIQAEHINRGLDELVKEVKKSETENGPSAVVTRILKSQHAAMFRHFQQTMFVYNDTVAAKQEKCKTFIFRQLEVAGKEVPEEEVNAMLYQGKWEVFNESLLTEINITKAQLSEIEQRHKELVSLENQIKDLRDLFIQISLLVEEQGESINNIEMTVNSTKEYVNTTKEKFGRAVRYKKRNPCRVLCCWCCPCCGSK, encoded by the coding sequence ATGAAAGACCGACTTCAAGAACTAAAGCAACGAACAAAGGAGGTAGAACTCTCTAGAGACAGGCATGTGTCGACTACAGAAGCAAAGGAGCAAGGGGTGTTTCTGCAGCAAGCTGTTATTTATGAAAGAGAGCCTGTAGCTGAGAGACACCTACGTGAGATCCAAAAACTACAGGAGAGTATTAACAGTTTTACAAACGATGTTCAAAAATTTGGGCAGCAACAGAAAAGTCTTGTGGCTTCAATGAGAAGGTTTAGTCTGCTTAAGAGAGAGTCTAGCATTACAAAGGAGATAAAAATCCAAGCTGAACACATTAACAGAGGTTTGGATGAGTTAgtaaaagaagttaaaaagtCAGAGACTGAAAACGGTCCATCAGCAGTGGTCACAAGGATACTGAAATCTCAGCACGCTGCGATGTTCCGCCATTTTCAGCAAACCATGTTTGTATACAACGACACTGTAGCAGCAAAGCAAGAGAAGTGCAAGACGTTTATTTTTCGTCAGCTCGAAGTGGCTGGAAAAGAAGTGCCTGAAGAAGAAGTAAACGCTATGCTTTATCAAGGAAAATGGGAAGTGTTTAATGAAAGCTTACTTACAGAAATTAACATCACTAAAGCACAACTGTCAGAGATAGAACAGAGACACAAGGAGCTTGTCAGTTTGGAGAACCAAATAAAGGATCTAAGGGACCTTTTCATTCAGATATCTCTTTTAGTAGAGGAACAAGGAGAAAGCATCAACAATATTGAAATGACAGTGAACAGTACAAAAGAATATGTTAACACTACTAAAGAGAAATTTGGACGAGCGGtaagatacaaaaaaagaaatccttgCAGGGTATTGTGTTGTTGGTGTTGTCCATGCTGTGGCTCAAAATAA